TCTTGACGCCGTTGATATCCACGGAGCCATAGCGCGACCACACGTTGACAATCGGCTCACCCAGAGTCTTCCAAACGGCGCCGCCCCAACCCGCATCGAACGCGCGCATGATCTGGTCACCCGTGTTCGTAGGCGGTGCGGACGCGAGCCAGAAAGGGTTCGGCGAGATGATGCCCGCGGTATTACATTTGAGGTCAGCCATTAGTTTGCTCCTAGTTTTGCGTGGATGGATTGTGCGGCGCGTTTTCCTTCGGCCACAGCATTCACCACTTCTTTTCCGCCGCTGACGCAATCGCCGCCGGTCCAAATTTTGGGGTTCGTGGTCTGCCCGTCTTCAGCAGATTTAACGCGACCCTTCGAGTCCGTCTCAACCCCGTCAAACATGGCGATAAGCCCGGTCAGCTTCCCCTGACCCGTCGCCCTCAACACCACGTCGCAATCGAGCACGTATTCTGAGCCATCCACGTACTCAAGTCGGCCATTCACAACCGCGGTTTTCACAAATTTCACGCCCGTAACCTTGCCGTTTGCGCCTTCTATTCCCACGGGTTGCGCATTGTACACAAAGACGGCGCCGTCCTTTTTGGCGAGCTCCTGTTCGTGCTTGTAGGCGCCCATGGCCGCGGCATCGCGGCGGTAGGCCATGTATACGCGCTCGGCCCCAAGGCGCGCGGATTGTGTAGTGGCGTCAATGGCTGTATTTCCGCCGCCGAGAACCACTACGGTCTTACCCACGAGCGAGACTTCTTCCTTAGGACGCACCTTGAGCTCCGCAATGAACTCCAGGCAATCCCGCACGCCGTCCAAGTCTTCGCCTGGAATGCCTAGTGGCCCCACGCCGTCGAGGCCAATCCCTAAGAAGACCGCGTCGAAATCATTCATCAATGACTCCACCGAGACGTCCTTTCCAACCTCGGTATTGCAGCGAATCTCCACGCCCATCTGCTGCACCCACTCGATTTCAGCGAGTGCGGTGGCGTAGTCCATTTTGTAGTCGGCGATGCCGTAAGTGTTGAGGCCGCCAGGCTGAGCCTGCTTCTCAAAACAGACCGTCTCATACCCAAGCTGCGCGAGCTCCGCCGCACACCCAAGGCTCGCCGGACCCGCGCCCACGAGCGCAACGCGCTTTCCGTTCTTCGGGGCTGCTGCAAAAAGCGGCTTCTTCTCAAGCACCACCCGGTCCGTGGCATAGCGTTGTAGACGCCCAATCTGGATGGGCTCCTCGTGCAGGTCGTGCAGGACGCATGCGCCTTCGCACAACTCTTGAGTCGGGCAAACCCTGGCACAAGACGCGCCCAGAATATTCGCCTCCAGAATCTTTCGCGCCGAACCCTTCAGGTTGTCCGTTGCAATCTTCTTGATGAATCCAGGGATATCGATGGCGGTAGGACACGCGCGGATGCACGGTGCATCGAAACAATTAAGACACCTGTTGGCTTCTACCAGTGCCGCATTGCGATCCATCAACGGCTTATAATCCGCGAAGTTGGTCGCCAACGCAGAGGGTTGGTCGCTCATCATTCTGCTCCTATGATGAAATTTCGTAAAACAAGAGGCAGAAGATAGGGCCTTTGCATGCCCTTTTGCAAGCGATTTCAGGTACGAGCTAGCTCGCGCGCATGCGTCTGAAGCCGAATGCGACCAAAAGCAGAAGGAATGAGGCGAATGAGTTGGTGCTTGAGCAGCCAGACTTCTCCCCGTATCGCTGCCAGTTCACGTCCTCTGTGTTGTTCGGAGGTCCCGCGCACTGGCTGACTTCCTCACGCGCATCCGGAACTCTTTCGACCACCTCTGGGAATTCGCCAGGAGCTACACAGACCTCCCGAGAGTCCAGTTCATTCATGGCGAGGTCGTTGACCACCACGGTGACGCAGAAGTCGTCGTCGCTCAAGGCGGGGTCGCGCAGTTTGAACGTATTGCTACCAGAGATATTGATCGCTGCTTGGATACCGGGGTCGCCAACTTCCTGGACGTAAATCACCACCGGCTGGCCAGCTGAGACGTCCACTTTGACCTCGCGGAAGTACTTGTAACCACTAGGCCAGCACGAAGAACACGACTCACACGAGTCGAAGCAGCCCCCGTCTTGAGTGGGGCAACACACGATATCTAAAATTGACTCGTGGATTCCAGCTTTGGTCTGTATGTCCAGATTCAGGTCGAGCTTTGGGCCTACCGATACTTCAGCTCCATCACTGCTGTTTTCGTTCGAAACTGAGAGCTCATAGTCCCCTTCTGCCAGAGGTTCCGCGGGTCTGAAGATGTGGTAGGCAGTATCCCTAACCGCTTCTGTGGTTCCCGGTATCGTCTCACCGCCGAGTGTGAGCTCCGCTGTGATCGCGCCTCCCCATCCATCATCAATCACAGTGAACGCGACGCCATCAGGGTTTCCGACCGCGGCGCCGATTTCCAGTGGGTAGATTGGGGGTGAGCAGGCCCAACTCAGAGAAGGGGCGCACAGCGCAAAAACCGTAACTACAAACAATCCATTCAGTGCATTTTTCATTTCAGACTCCATTCTTAGGTCAAGAGCGACGAAATGGAATATCTCCATGATCCATGCCAAATATCGAATGTTTGATATTTCAACGGGTTGCCAGTTGTCTACTCAGATTTTTGAGGCGGAGGCGGCATGATATCGTCGGCTTTTCGCGGAATTCCGTCTTCAAACGGCTCTGCCGCAATCTTGTTTTCGGCCGCAACCGTCTTTGTGTACAGATTCCTCACCAGCTCGCCGGAATAGCGCCTTAAGTCGGGTTGGAACTCGTAGAGTTCGCGCTCACCGTCAAAAAGAGCAAAAGACGTATTTACGCCAGATCCGGATGGCGCGCGGTACATAGGGCCCAGCGCATCGATCCGCTTTATCTCATCCCGGTTTTGGTCCAGTCTGAACCCGATATAATCACGCAAAGTCACGGCGTCATTGACACGAGTTTGGTCGAGCAGGTCCTTGATGAAACTCTCGAACTCGGGGTCTTTTTCAGCCGTGTAAACATAGGTGTCACCGGGCCCATTTGAAGGATAACCCACCTTGGAGGTATCGTATGTGCTTCGGTGGTAGACGACGCGTGTCACGGAAAACTCAGCCATCGGTTTTACCTCGGGCGCAATTTGCGCAAGGGTTTTTGGAATCTGCGTGTCCATGGGCTCGTCCTTTTGGACGGAACACGCAGCGAGAAGAAGGGCGAAAAGAATGATGTTCTTCGGCATGCGCGGAGTATTTCATGTCGTTGCCCCTCTGGCGAGTTGGATAATCTTGTTACTCGTCTCGGGAGTTGGGCACGCTCAGTCCAAAAACGCCTGTGTTACGCCTGACGAGTATGTTGAGATCAACTTCCAACTACAAAGCCCTGTGCCAGGCGTCTGGTCGCCATCCGCGGAGCTTTCCATGCTTTCAATCGACTTCTCCGGAATGGTCAAACGTGAGGTGTTCGCGCTTGGGGGAGATTTTCGGATTGAGCGTCATGGAAAAGGCATCACCCCGGTATTCATCTGCGAGCCCGGCAAGACGCACGTGTACGACATGGGCGAGTACATGGTTGCGTGTCCCGCATTTGACGGTGAATCCCTGCGGATCTACGGCGATGAAAACACTTTTTTGAAATCAGGAAGAGTGTGATCCACCTTTGAAGCAAAAACCCATCCGATGGTCGTTCTCTAAATTCCTAATCGAAGACGCTGAGACTCGTATCTCTGCCGAATATGAGGGCGAATTCAAAGTCTTAGAGCCCCACGAACGTCGTGTTTGCGATACCGCTGTGGTCGTAGACCAGTGAGAAGCACCAAGAGGAGGAGCAACCACGAAGGCGAGGCTGCGCCCGTAGAACAGCCGCTTTGCGCCGAGATCTGAGGCGCGGGTCCCGAGCCCGGTGTTTGTGGCGTTTCGGCACCGGAGCCCGAACCGGAGCCGTCCGGCGCCTGGTAGTCCGGCATTTCAGGGGCATCCGGCCCCGCGCTCGGCACCATCTCTGGGCCGTCCGGGCTTGCGCCGCACGTGGAGTCGGCATCATCCCAGACCGCCTGGCATTCGAGCTTTCCGGCAACACAAACCTCTTCGGCACGCATACACGCGGGAACCACATCCAGATCGCAAGACTCGCCCGCATTAACGGGGTTGTTGTCGACCACGCCGTCGCAATCGTCGTCGCGGCCATTGCAAAGCTCGTACGCCATGCACTTGGGCCCGCCGAATCGCAATGACGAGTAGTACTTCACGTCTGTCCACCCCCCAGCGTTCTTGAACTCGTCCAGGGTTTTGCCCGACCCAAAGCCCGCGCCGTTGGAGGGCACGCACCGCCAACCGGCGGCTGCTCGCGCGCAGAGGTCCTCTTTGCCGTCGCCATTGAAGTCGCCAAGCTGCATGGTGTTGTAGCGATTCGCGGTGTTCCAGCCCTTCTCGTCCGACCACTCTGGTCCGTTGACCCGCTTGAACGCCGCGCCGTCCCATCCGTAGCAAATCACGCGCGCATTGGCGCGAATGCACAAGTCCTGCGCGCCATCGCCGTTCGTGTCGCCAAGGCGTAGCGTGGAGTGGTTCGAGACGTCCGACCAGCCCGAATCGTTGCTCAATGCTGCAACTTCCACGGCAGGCCCGAAGCTATCGCCACGGCTGAAATGGCAGCGCAATCCGGCTGAGGCTCGTGCGCAGATATCGGCCTTGCCATCGCCGTTGACGTCGCCGAGTCGAATGCTCGACCAGTACGTCAGGTGGCGCCACCCGTTGGAGTCCTTCCATCCGGGGCCGCGGAAGACCGGTCCAAACCCAGTGCCAGTGCTCAAGCTGCACGCAATACCGCTCGAGTCCCTGATGCACACGTCTTCCTTGCCGTCACCGTTGATGTCTCCGGTACGAACCGTGCCGTAGTATTTAGCCGACCCAAAGCCTTGTGCGTTGGACCAAGCAGGCCCGTTGACGCCTGCGCCAAACCCGTTGCCTGTGGACGGCCAGCATCGCCAGCCTCGGCCGGCGCGTGCGCAGAGGTCGTCCTTACCGTCGCCGTTGAAGTCCGTGAGTCGAATCGTGGAGTAGTGGCGGATGTGGTCCCACCCCGAGTCGTTGCTGAGCTCTGGGCCGTTAAACCGCTTCCATTCGTTTCCTGTCCAGCGCCAGCAAAAGACCCGAGCCGCTGCGCGTGCACAGACCTCAGCTTTGCCGTCTCCGTTGACGTCGCCCATGCGTATCGTGCTGTGGTACTTAGGGTTTTGCCAGCCGCTCGCGTCGGCCATGCCGGCTGCCGGGGTAGGGCTTGCGCTGAACTCGGCACCTTCTGAGAGGTGGCACCAGAATCCGGCACTGCCGCGCCCACACACGTCCGCACGCCCGTCTCCGTTGACGTCAGTATGCTCCGATGGCGCATAGGTTGTGGGCCTCTCGTTCATCCAGTCGATCTCACAGACCTCGCCCTCATCGACCTGGCCATCGCAGTCGTTATCGGCACCATCGCAAACTTCGGTGGGTACGGCACCGCAACGCCCGCAGGCATTCTTGACGCCCTCATCCACCTGACCGTCACAATCATTGTCACGCCCGTCGCAGGTCTCGGCGCGGGGTGTACATGAGCCCGGAATGGGCGGGAACGTGCGCCCGGTGCGGGTCGAGGATGCTGGCGACAGCTCGATATGAAGGTGGTCGTGGTGCGGGTGAGGGCCCGTGTACGCACGATGTTTAGGCGCGGCGCGCGAGGCACCCCACGAGGTTCGGTCCCAAACGATGAACTCCACGCCGAGGTTGACTGCGTTTCGGATCAGGTAATTGGCGATAGGGTCGCCCTTATCATTGTCGGCATCGCCGCTATGTAAGGGCACAAAGAGGTCGATCGCGCGACCCGAGGCGTGCACGGAGTACTGGCTTGGGTTCGCCGTGTTGGCGCGGCATGCGTAGCCGCCGTACGAGGTCGCCTGGAAATTTCGCTTCAAGAACTCGGCGACTTCGCGCGTACCCGCTCTAAACGTACCCGAACACGAGCTCGGCGAGCCGGTGTAGGAAACGTATTGCGTATTGGCAATGGCGAGCACGCTCGCCGGTGGGATCCAGCGGCCCGGGCGAGAGATGAAGAGCTCGTGGGTTGGGTCCTCGAGCTCTGAGGTCTCTTGACCCCCCTCATGCAGAAACGGGAATTGTTCCGTGCTCAACGCAAAACGCGCGAACTTCACTTCTTCGGAGCTCCTGATCTGTACGCGCAAACCCGGCTGATCCAGAACGAGGAGCCCCTCGATCGCCGGCGGATTCGGGTCGTCCATCAAATGCGCCGTATCTACCCAATCCTGAACAACCTCGTTATGGTGGCCGAGAACTCTGATTTCAGAATAGCCGGTGTCCGAGAGGTGGTACTCCACGCTCCAGAATTCATGATTGGCCTCAACGGAGCGAGGAACGCCGGGGGCCACTTCAAAAAGGTAGTGGATCTCTTCAGCGTGTTCGTGCGGTGCATCTAAAGTCGGCTCAAAATCAGGTCTTGCGGGGTCTGGCTCGGCCATGAGTTCGGCGAGTTCGGGGTCATTTGGCGCCAGCTGCATGGGGCCATCTGTCTCCAGGGCTGCGTTGTCGTCGCTAGAATGCTCGGTGCCCTCAAGTTGTTGATCTTCGGTGTTTTCGAAGCCACAACTGATGAGAATTAGGCTTAAAAAGATAAGAACTCGATGCATCTTAACCTCGGTGGTTTTACACTACATGCACCTACATCAGCATAAGTCGTGCCACCCCATTCTGGTCTTGAGTTTCAAGAAACGAAAAAACCGGCATGTAGCCGGTTTTTTCATGCGGAAGAAAGGACTCGAACCTTCACGGCTTTTACACCACTAGATCCTTAGTCTAGCGCGTCTACCAATTCCGCCACTTCCGCACACATCGACTGATTGCTCAATCGATGAGAGCCGGGTTTTTAAGGGGTGTGTAAAAGTCTGTCAAGTAGATTTTTCTTGATCGTCGATCTTTGCTTTGAGTGCCGCCAAATCTGCCTTGAGTTGCTGGATTTCAGTTGAGTATCTCAATTCCGCCTCGACTCTAGCGTTTTCAGCCTCTTTCAACTGGTCCTTTAATCTTTCAGTGTATTCAAGGACATTGATCCCATCTACGTACATAAAATCGAACATCGTTTCCTCCAATCTCTGGCGTGTAAGTTTATCGGTTTTGCTCCTCTTAATCAATGCGGTGGCTCGTTCCACATCTTCCAAGTTGTCGGGAACTCGTACACACATACGCATCCAATCAAACTCAGGCTCATCAGGTAGTCTCGTGCTTGAAACCATCACGATAGGGCCCATTTCCCAAGAACCGTTGATCCAGATTCCAGGATGTTGTGTAGGTTTGAAGATCTCGGGCTCTGCCAGCAATTTATCTGGCCGTCTTCGCGTCAGGATCACCATTGAAGGATGCAACACCTGGCCGCGTTCTTTCCTAAGTACTCGTCCACAGTGATTGTGACTGGTTGACGGCGAGCAACTCGCCAGGAGGTCGAAGTCGCGCGACGTAGGCGATGCCAGAGCATCGTCGAGGAGCGAGGCGAAGAGATCGTTGTGAGGGGACGGCGTCAATTGCTCAGAACCACTGTGGACGAGTACTAAGACTCAGATATCGATACGACGCGTATGCGATCTTCTCGCGACACGACGCGAAGTTCAGCGTCGATACTGAATCTGAAAAATGTTCAATAAGCACGTCGCGTCGCGTCAGATACGTGGCCAATGGCCCCCAATGGTGAACCGGGTCCGGCATATGCAGTATTGCATCAACCACTCGGTTCTTTCGAAACCGTTCGTGGGTTCTGAGCTTGCCACATAGAGGCAAGAATAACCTCAGGCACCAGGCCTCATGAGGATTTGGGATGTTTGGACTTAGTCTTATCATATCGCCCCCTTAATCTGGGTGAAAAGTTGAAATACGAGGGCGGAGATCACGCCCCCAAATACTATTTTTGGACGATTTGACGAGGTGTTGAGAATTTTTTTTATTTTAAGAAGTTTGACGAGGTCTAACCCGCTGTTACGATGCCTTTACACGAAGCCAGAAACCACGGAAGGTAACTGGAGAGGTTTTCAAATGAAGATTCGCGATATCATAGGTGCAGCCGCACTATGCATCATCTCGGGCAGTGTTTATGCGGTCCCGCCGGCAAATGTCCGCGGCGTAGACCTGGCCGCAGTACTCGCCGCGCATGATCGCGTGCGCCAGATCACGCACCAACCAAACGAAGATGCCAGACCACTCAGAGCGATCAGGACGATCGTTTTGGACCCGGGCCACGGCGGAGAGAATCAGGGTGCGCTCGGCGTCTGTGATGTACACGAGAAGTATCTCACCCTTGAGTTGGCCTATGAGCTTCGGGCACGCCTGCAAGCTGAACATCCAGATGCTCGGATCATCCTGACGCGCTATTGGGACCACGGCCTCGGCCTCTCGGAGCGCATCGAGCTGGCTAATAAGGTCAACGCCGATCTCTTCATTTCACTGCACTATAACGCCGCCACGCACCCCCGCGCTCTAGGTTTCGAGACCTACTTCTTGCGCGCAAATGAGACCATTCCTGGGCAGGAAGAGGTCAAAGGCGAGATGGTGGCGTCCAACGGACAGGTAGTCGGGGCGCCGGAAGACCAGGTGGAACAACCCGTCGATCCGATCGTGTTCATGCGCGAAGACTTGCTTCGCCAAAAGCAAAACGAAGAGTCCGGGCTCCTCGCTGAAGTGGTCAACTCGAGCCTCGCCGGCCACCTAAACTCTGTGAACCGCGGCGTTAAACAGGCGAATTTCGGCGTGCTTCGCGGCGCAAAGATGCCCGCAGTCGTCATGGAAGCTGGCTTTGTGTCGCACCCCGAAGAAGGCCATGACGTGGTGAGCGTGGAACATCGCACAGCCCTCGTTGACGCTCTACACAACGCGATCCTTGAGTTCGACGAAAAACTCACCCGCAAGAATAATCCGTGATTCGATTTGTCAGTTTCCTGTGTCTGGTGGGCCTGATCGGGTGTGCGTCTTCGCCGCCCGCCGAAGAACCCCAAGACGTCACCATGCGCCACACCTTGACGGATGATGACCGCAAGATCCCCGCGCCCAATATGACGCCGCCTCACAAGAATCCCGAGGTTTCCCAGGGTGAAGACTCGTCTGTTGAGGTGGTCGACTTGGCGCCAGGGCGTACCCATATCGCGCAGGGTGGGGTGCAGATCACCTTGCTCAACGTCACAGACCGTCAAATTGAGCTGGGTTTCAAAAAGGGCGAAGACGTCCTCGAAGTAGTCCACGACGGGCGCTACGCAGAAGGTCATGCCTTTGGTTTGGTCTACTCGGCTGATGTGGCGGACACCGTCTACTTCAGGCTGGAGGCGCGTGAAGGTGCAGGTCCCATTGACCTGACTTCTGCCGGCGAGATCGCCGCGCGTGAAATCCGCGAACGTGTGGATTGTGAGGGCGCTGAAGCCATGCAGTCGGTGGCGCAAACCAATGGCACCGTGCTCATCCGAGCCATGAAGGGCCAGAACGAGGTCTGCTCGGTACGCGTCGGCCTCTACACCCGCGCGGTGGTTGCCAACGAGCCCATCACCGAAATCCCCAAAGATCTGCGGCCCGCTTCAGAACTCTAGATTTTAACTAGTCATCAGCTGGGTTTGGTTTTATTTAGCCAACGAGGATTGCCCCGTTGACAAGGAATACCATGCGCCACTTTCTGAGCACCGAAGATTGGAGCCGAGCCGAACTTCAAACCATCCTGGACGACGCAAGACGCCTAAAGGAGGTGCGCTACAGCGACGCCTTGAAAGGGAAGTCCATCGCGCTCGTCTTCTTCAATCCGTCGCTTCGGACACGCTCTTCATTTGACCTTGGAATGCATCAGCTCGGCGGGCACGCCGTGGTACTTCAACCCGGCGCAGGCTCATGGCCCATCGAGTTCGAAGACGGCGTGGTCATGGACGGTGAGTCCGAGGAACACGTCAAGGAGGCGGCCCAGGTGCTCTCTCGGTACTTCGATTGCATCGCCGTGCGCGCCTTCCCGAAGTTTAAGGATTGGTCCACGGACCGCGAAGACCACGTCATCAAACAATTTGCGCGCTACTCCACGGTGCCCGTCATCAACATGGAAACCATCACGCACCCATGCCAGGAGCTCGCGCTGATGATGGCGCTCCAGGAGAAGCTCGGCACCACAGACCGAAAGAAGTTCGTGCTCACGTGGACCTACCACCCAAAGCCACTCAACACAGCGGTGGCCAACTCGGGCTTGCTCATCTCCTCAAAATTTGGATTCGATGTCACGCTCCTCTGCCCAACCCCAGAGTACGCGCTAGACCCCCGCTATATGCAGGCCGCCGAGCGATTCTGCTCCGAAAACGGAGCGAGCTTCACCATGACGCACGACCCTAAAGAAGCCTACGAAGGCGCGCACGTGGTCTACGCCAAGAGCTGGGGCGCGCTTCCCTATTTCGGCCGTTGGGAAGACGAGAAGCCGATTCGCGACGCACACCAGCACTTTATGGTAGATGCCGAGAAGATGGCGCTCACCGATAACGGCTATTTCAGCCATTGTTTGCCGATGCGTCGCAATGTAAAAGTGACCGACGAAGTGGCCGACTCGCCGAATTCCTTGATCATCGAGGAGGCCGAAAACCGGCTGCACGTGCAAAAAGCACTCATGAAGCACCTACTCGCCTAACCCTAGTTCCCGCCCCGAAGGTATTTCCGATGTCTAAGAAAACAGCTGTTCTCGCGTTCTCCGGTGGTCTCGATACGAGCTTCTGCGTCCCATATCTGCGCGAGCAGGGCTACGACGTGGTCACGCTTTTTTGCGATACTGGCGGGGTTGATGCCGAAGAAGCGGCGTACATTGAAGAGCGCGCGC
This Microvenator marinus DNA region includes the following protein-coding sequences:
- a CDS encoding NAD(P)-dependent oxidoreductase; amino-acid sequence: MSDQPSALATNFADYKPLMDRNAALVEANRCLNCFDAPCIRACPTAIDIPGFIKKIATDNLKGSARKILEANILGASCARVCPTQELCEGACVLHDLHEEPIQIGRLQRYATDRVVLEKKPLFAAAPKNGKRVALVGAGPASLGCAAELAQLGYETVCFEKQAQPGGLNTYGIADYKMDYATALAEIEWVQQMGVEIRCNTEVGKDVSVESLMNDFDAVFLGIGLDGVGPLGIPGEDLDGVRDCLEFIAELKVRPKEEVSLVGKTVVVLGGGNTAIDATTQSARLGAERVYMAYRRDAAAMGAYKHEQELAKKDGAVFVYNAQPVGIEGANGKVTGVKFVKTAVVNGRLEYVDGSEYVLDCDVVLRATGQGKLTGLIAMFDGVETDSKGRVKSAEDGQTTNPKIWTGGDCVSGGKEVVNAVAEGKRAAQSIHAKLGAN
- a CDS encoding FG-GAP repeat domain-containing protein, yielding MHRVLIFLSLILISCGFENTEDQQLEGTEHSSDDNAALETDGPMQLAPNDPELAELMAEPDPARPDFEPTLDAPHEHAEEIHYLFEVAPGVPRSVEANHEFWSVEYHLSDTGYSEIRVLGHHNEVVQDWVDTAHLMDDPNPPAIEGLLVLDQPGLRVQIRSSEEVKFARFALSTEQFPFLHEGGQETSELEDPTHELFISRPGRWIPPASVLAIANTQYVSYTGSPSSCSGTFRAGTREVAEFLKRNFQATSYGGYACRANTANPSQYSVHASGRAIDLFVPLHSGDADNDKGDPIANYLIRNAVNLGVEFIVWDRTSWGASRAAPKHRAYTGPHPHHDHLHIELSPASSTRTGRTFPPIPGSCTPRAETCDGRDNDCDGQVDEGVKNACGRCGAVPTEVCDGADNDCDGQVDEGEVCEIDWMNERPTTYAPSEHTDVNGDGRADVCGRGSAGFWCHLSEGAEFSASPTPAAGMADASGWQNPKYHSTIRMGDVNGDGKAEVCARAAARVFCWRWTGNEWKRFNGPELSNDSGWDHIRHYSTIRLTDFNGDGKDDLCARAGRGWRCWPSTGNGFGAGVNGPAWSNAQGFGSAKYYGTVRTGDINGDGKEDVCIRDSSGIACSLSTGTGFGPVFRGPGWKDSNGWRHLTYWSSIRLGDVNGDGKADICARASAGLRCHFSRGDSFGPAVEVAALSNDSGWSDVSNHSTLRLGDTNGDGAQDLCIRANARVICYGWDGAAFKRVNGPEWSDEKGWNTANRYNTMQLGDFNGDGKEDLCARAAAGWRCVPSNGAGFGSGKTLDEFKNAGGWTDVKYYSSLRFGGPKCMAYELCNGRDDDCDGVVDNNPVNAGESCDLDVVPACMRAEEVCVAGKLECQAVWDDADSTCGASPDGPEMVPSAGPDAPEMPDYQAPDGSGSGSGAETPQTPGSGPAPQISAQSGCSTGAASPSWLLLLLVLLTGLRPQRYRKHDVRGALRL
- a CDS encoding N-acetylmuramoyl-L-alanine amidase family protein; the encoded protein is MKIRDIIGAAALCIISGSVYAVPPANVRGVDLAAVLAAHDRVRQITHQPNEDARPLRAIRTIVLDPGHGGENQGALGVCDVHEKYLTLELAYELRARLQAEHPDARIILTRYWDHGLGLSERIELANKVNADLFISLHYNAATHPRALGFETYFLRANETIPGQEEVKGEMVASNGQVVGAPEDQVEQPVDPIVFMREDLLRQKQNEESGLLAEVVNSSLAGHLNSVNRGVKQANFGVLRGAKMPAVVMEAGFVSHPEEGHDVVSVEHRTALVDALHNAILEFDEKLTRKNNP
- a CDS encoding N-acetylornithine carbamoyltransferase, whose product is MRHFLSTEDWSRAELQTILDDARRLKEVRYSDALKGKSIALVFFNPSLRTRSSFDLGMHQLGGHAVVLQPGAGSWPIEFEDGVVMDGESEEHVKEAAQVLSRYFDCIAVRAFPKFKDWSTDREDHVIKQFARYSTVPVINMETITHPCQELALMMALQEKLGTTDRKKFVLTWTYHPKPLNTAVANSGLLISSKFGFDVTLLCPTPEYALDPRYMQAAERFCSENGASFTMTHDPKEAYEGAHVVYAKSWGALPYFGRWEDEKPIRDAHQHFMVDAEKMALTDNGYFSHCLPMRRNVKVTDEVADSPNSLIIEEAENRLHVQKALMKHLLA